CAGGGGGCCTTGTCCAGACCTGTGCAGCTGAACTGTTTATAACTTTGGCTTTAACCAGCAGGCAGAGGGCCAATCTGTATTTTGCACACACTGGGACACTGCAGGAacgagaaaggaaagaaaaatttaGGAAAGGTTGTAAGGGGTTTGGGAGCTGTTAGTTGTGAgtgctgaacattttttttgtgtctctttgtAGATCCTGGGACATAAGGACCTCACATCGCCCACACAGCGCTACATTGACAGCAAAGTGGTGCGCACTCGTACAGAGGGCGAGTGGCTCTCCTTTGACGTAACCGAAGCGGTCAGCGAATGGCTACTGCACAGAGGTAAAGGGAAAAAGTGAGCAacttttgtatgtgtgtgtgtctacttgCATATCCTttccccaaaaaacaaaaatgacaatTTATTGCCCTTCAATATACTGGCTAGCTTTTCTCACTCTTTAGTCGTCCCATTTAATCAGTTGTGGTTGTGAGGGAGAGCTGTGGTTGCGGTTGAGCACAGAATAGCAAGAACATCAATCATTTTCAAGAcagcaaaatataaaatgaaaacatttttatgcTGAATGCATGTTAAAGTGTATTTTATAATACACTGATAAAGTATCATCATTTTCTATACACTATGTAGATTATTGCCACATTTCCTAGATGGCAAAATATATGGCTAAAATTGGCCTGCAAAAACTtatttatagtgtataaatataataaaataaggcATTGTATACtgtaaaacatatataaaactTACATTGCAGGCATAGAAGAATCCATATGATGTATGGTATGTTTGTACGATCATAATTATTTAACAGAGAACACAATAAACAGGAAAAGCACAAGTTGCTGTAGTTGTTCAGTTATAGTAATgtattgtttgttgtgttagAAGTGTTGCAGAAGTTTTTCTGTCCAACATTAATCAAACATTCATCAtaactaaagaaagaaaaccaacACCACAGACATCtgtttgaaaatgaaatgagagaAATGAGTGAGAGAGCAGTGAGTGCACTGGGTGTAAGTCAGCATTGTTGGCAGGGTTGTGATGAATGCAGAAGTTGGCTCTGTTTGCATGAAGGGACTGGTCACTTTAGCTGTATCTCCACATGACAGAGAGAGTAGGAGTGAGTTATCTTAGTCACCCAAATCCTGTGCCAGCTCCATGGTAAGCTCAACAGCCTCCACTAGATTAACCGTCCTGATTTCTTCCCCGTTCCCTCCCGCAGACAGAAACAATGGATTCAAGATCAGTCTGCACTGTCCTTGCTGCACATTTGTGCCATCAAATAATTACATCATCCCAAACAAGAGTGAGGAGCTGGAGGCCCGCTTTGCAGGTGGGTTGCAGTGTGGgaatgtgtgcttgtgtgagaggagaggaaatTGAGAAAGTGTGTCATGTCTCTCTGCAGTTCAacaagggattttttttttctttaagttttctttttaatcagtcAGAACAACGTTGTCCAATTCTGAAAGAATACATCTGCAGATGCTCTACATATTTGCTTCTATCTCACAGCAGGACACCTAATCTTCTAAATCCACCTAGTTGATTAAAATGTTTGCAATAAATTCCATGATCACTGAATTAAAAATGTTCTCACTTCCTGGCTTTGCTAATCAGTTTTGGGGATGCTGCTTGACAGGGATTGATGATAGTTTCAGCCGCCGTCACAGTGGCCAGTCTCCACACTTGCTGCTCATGTTGCTCCCATCCTACCGCCTGGAGTCCCAGCACAAGAGCCACAGACAAAAACGAGCCCTGGATGCTGCTTTCTGCTCCAGGTCAGAATGCATATAATCTCCATTTAGTTCTAGGAAAGAGTGCTTAGTAAACCACAGTGCTTTAACATTTGCAATTATGCATCTGGGTCATCAAATATCCGCTTTTGCAATTCACAGGAACGTTCAGGACAACTGCTGTCTGCGCTCACTATACATTGATTTCAAGAAGGACCTGGGATGGAAATGGATCCATGAGCCAAAAGGTTACAATGCCAACTTCTGTGCTGGAGCGTGTCCTTATCTCTGGAGTGCAGACACCCAACACACTAAGGTAAGAATATCTAATGCAATAAAGTGTACTCAATACAGGCCAGAAGTTTAGGAGCGGAAAGTTTTGGAAAACATTTTACAATTGATTTAATTTGCCAACCAGAACCACAACACAATGTTTTCTAGTCAAGGTATATTATGGAAAATGCTCTGGCCCTGAAAAACACTTAATATGGCTTCTCCTATGAGATTTACTTGAGCACCTAGAGAGAAAGGACATACAAAGACCATAGAGCATACCTACTACATATAAATAAAGGCAGACATTTGTCcttaaagctaaaaaaaaagaaaaatctactGATTTATCTTTATACTTATCTTTATTGCTTCCAAAATTTTGGTCTGTAGTGTAACCCTGAAATTAGCTTTGTTACCCCAGTTGTAATCTTGGATCGTAATTCGGAGGAGGTCTGTTACTATTATGCAATTCATGCAGACTTAATAAGTAATATCTAGCTCATGTTGATTTGAATCATAATTGTAGCATTGTAGATAACTTAAATAGAATCCCTTAAGTATTAGGAATGATTGAGCAACTATGATGCCATTATAGTAATAATGTCCTTATGTGGCCATTCACAAATCAGAAACAGAACAGATATTCCCTCGGTATTCCATATCTAAGAACTCCGGCCATCTATTATTAATGGAGCGTGTGCACAAATATGTGCGTAAATTGTGTGATGGAATTTTTCGACGCCATGTTTATCAAAAGATAAGAGAAGTAGTAGCTCTGTAGTTAAGACTTAACTGGATGactttggactactgattgggaggttgtgagttcaaatcccagcatcaCCAACCTACTACTGCATGGCCCTTAAGCCAGGCCCTTAActcttaactgctcagctgtacaAATAAGATGAATGTAAGTTGTTTGCTTACAGTTGTATATTTACAAGTGGAATGTGTTAGCTTGAGAGTGCTTTACATAGAAGTTAATTTAATCATTGGTCAGGACTGCTAATAAACTATGAAAGCCTTTActgttttttaattcagtgcAGTATATTTGTGGTTACTCTCAAATCCTATAAAAGGTTAAGTGAGTTGACGTGGTGAAGATGCAGCTTTCCTCTCTTTGATGAGGGATGTTGTGTGTGCGATGTGAATCGAGTGCACATGCACAAATAGGACTTTCGTGTCAGTCACTAGAATTATTGACTGCACTCATTTTGCAATTAAAGTGtcaacaaaaaattaaatatgtttattgtaAGGGTTTCCATCCCTGCTGATTTGCATCacatgtggggttttttttttattattattattttctttcaatTGCTCAACAAGCATCAGTCAATACtgaagccatttttttttaaactcttcaTACTGTCTGCATTACCAACATCAGTCTTAGCCAACATCTCAGAACTCGCTCAAAGCACAAAAACACTTCAAAACATGTCTCAAAGTAAGCTTGTTCGACCATATCGCTGTCtcgaaaaaaaaattaataatgaaaatattaCGTTAAAaatgtcacacagacacagaaaactTTTATTAAACGCTACAGCACAAGAACTCTTCAATTTGCTTAAAATGTTATCCTTGCTTCAGAAAGGTTTCATTGTTCATATGTTTCTTTATGGCGCAAACAAAAATGATTTCTTACCATATATGGTTAACAGTGGGCATGCCAGTatttaaataagcaaacaacTGGAATTTATTAAGCATTCAGCTTACCTTAACAATGCTGCATTCAGCTTACCTCAAAGTCAAAATTATGTCATTTTTGACCTCAAAGCTTTGGGGCTACAACGTAGGGGAAAAAGACACCTCAGTGTTCTGCCTAAGTTAGACAGAATGTTGTGAGGATTGAGGTATGTTTCCCTCctcagaacagagaagagcaAAGATATAGATTTAACAAGTTAATTTGTTGGTTGATTATTGATTGAGCTAGAGAACTTATTGACAGTAACTCATTTAAAGGCAGTACTTTTTTATTGTTCATGCTGTGAGCAGCAAAGTTGACTTACTGAACTCAGGGCTGAGAGTAGGAATCAAGTTCTGCAGTAGGAATTCTGAGCAGCATTCTGACATTTGTTGTGTTCTCTCTCAGGTCCTTGGTCTATATAACACCATTAATCCAGAAGCATCGGCCTCTCCATGCTGCGTGTCCCAAGACCTGGAACCTCTTACCATCCTTTACTTCATTGGCAAGACCCCCAAAATTGAGCAGCTTTCCAATATGATTGTAAAGTCCTGCAAATGCAGCTAGGAACTGGctaaagctgcacacatgcacgcacacacacacacacacacacacacagcacatacactATAAATTTTAATGCAGTCACGAACTGTCTCATTCACACAGGTATAGAAATTGCTGTGCAGGCCGGGAACAGAATTGTACATTTCCTTCAACCAGCATATGTATTTGTTCAAATTGAGCACACAAAGGCGCACATGCAGAGTTTGCACTTAAGTGTGCgcatacatgtttgtgtgtgtatgtgtgctgggggaaaaaatggccCTTTTAGTacatctcatctcacacactcatcacaccaggACGTGAGTATGGCAAACACTGGAAGTACATGATAAAGTGTCTACATGTGAAGTAGTAGAAAAGAGAATCCCTCATTTCAGCAAACAGTTACAGCAAaccctgtctctttcttttctttctttacctaTACATCCCTCAAAACTGTAGTAACATTTGTTTTGCGTTATTTTTAAAGCTGGTTTTGATTCTTGGAAATTGTTGAAGACCTCACTTATTTAATGTCAACGGGGCCTGTTAGTGACTTTCCTGGCTAAGACAAGACAAGAGGAACGGGAAAGGGAAAGGTGAAGAGATTTTGTGATATGGAAAGACACCAAGGGACTGAAAATAGTTTAGCTAAATTCCATTGCAGATGAACAAGAGGTGAACAAGCTACTTCCAAAAAACCAAGcatgtgagtgactgtgagtttGGAAAGCAGCAGGTGTGAAGTCTGCCTCATGATATGCCCAGAGTTAGGGATTTGCTATAAAACGATGCTTTTTGAACTTGGAAAGTGTAACGTCTGAGACGCTGTGAATCATGCAGTTAAACCGAAAAGGTTGCCTTTCTCTTTATCATTTGTAATGCTGAGTGATCATGattacacactacagaacatATTATATACTACAGAACATCTGTcatgattacaaaaaaaaaaaaaaactttcatgtACATGCACTTCCACACATTCATCCTAAAAGGCAGGATTTTTACGAGGcacaaaagaaacataaaagtGTTTACTTTAGGGACTTATAATGAAGGAACTTAAGAGTTCCTATAAAACCAATCGTGCTGATCAGGTACAGTCGTGTCAACATTCTACGAAGTAATGAGATGAGATGTAATTTGGGTTGGATAGAGAGCAGGGTTATGGTAGGTGACAATGTATTGTGGAAGGCTTGGAAAGGAGATTGTGTCAGTAAAGTCAGGAAGGACAGGACAACAGCAGAGGGATTTTTGCCAAGTGATTAGAGGCATGTAGAGCAGATGTCTGACAATGTCTCTGTGGCTGGCTATAGTAATGAGAGTCAGTAAAAGCCTGGCACTTCCAGCTTATCAAGTTTCAACATGTGGCATAAATGAGGCCAGGCCAGCCTTACAAGTGTACTTGAGTAGCCATGGATGGATATGTGCCATTGAGAAACTTTGTGTTGCACTCAGATCTGAGAGCAAAGCCCctcctttgtttatttttcccgTTCCAAGGAACCGAGATCCTTTGATACAAAGAA
The nucleotide sequence above comes from Hemibagrus wyckioides isolate EC202008001 linkage group LG01, SWU_Hwy_1.0, whole genome shotgun sequence. Encoded proteins:
- the tgfb2 gene encoding transforming growth factor beta-2 proprotein codes for the protein MNLFVVSLLLSLDLVAVALGLSTCSTLDMDQFMKKRIEAIRGQILSKLKLSKPPEEFPEPEDVSRDIIAIYNSTRDLLQEKANERAATCERQRSEEEYYAKEVHKIDMQPFYPSENVISPTFYNPYFRRLRFDVSSMEKNASNLVKAELRIFRLQNPKARVSEQRIELYQILGHKDLTSPTQRYIDSKVVRTRTEGEWLSFDVTEAVSEWLLHRDRNNGFKISLHCPCCTFVPSNNYIIPNKSEELEARFAGIDDSFSRRHSGQSPHLLLMLLPSYRLESQHKSHRQKRALDAAFCSRNVQDNCCLRSLYIDFKKDLGWKWIHEPKGYNANFCAGACPYLWSADTQHTKVLGLYNTINPEASASPCCVSQDLEPLTILYFIGKTPKIEQLSNMIVKSCKCS